From Lycorma delicatula isolate Av1 chromosome 13, ASM4794821v1, whole genome shotgun sequence, a single genomic window includes:
- the LOC142333597 gene encoding general transcription factor II-I repeat domain-containing protein 2-like: protein MVNDKCCCLICLTSVAIAKKGNLERHFLALHKYKTDYPPNSELRKHKVRDLETHLTNQQSIFKKPRLKSQAVTTTSFKCDESTDISDTAQLLVFVRMVFKDFTYKEELLGMISLKERTRGVDIFKAFKNLLNDLKVPLFKLVSITTDGAAAMIGCRIGFIALCQNEDEFPAFLSYHCIIHQQVLASKRLNTKEMALLFPKLTISVARYKKEF, encoded by the exons ATGGTGAATGATAAATGTTGTTGTTTAATATGCCTTACCTCGGTAGCCATTGCTAAAAAGGGTAATCTGGAGAGACATTTTTTAGCTTTACATAAGTATAAAACAGATTATCCACCAAATTCTGAACTGAGAAAACATAAAGTTAGGGATCTTGAAACTCACTTAACAAATcaacaaagcatttttaaaaagccAAGGTTGAAGTCACAAGCAGTAACTACTACATCATTCAAA TGTGATGAATCGACAGATATAAGTGATACAGCACAATTACTTGTTTTCGTTCGTATGGTTTTTAAGGATTTTACATATAAAGAAGAATTGTTGGGTATGATTTCTTTGAAGGAAAGGACTAGAGGTGTAGACATATTCAAAGCCTTTAAAAACTTGCTCAATGATTTGAAAGTACCGCTTTTTAAATTAGTCTCAATAACAACGGATGGCGCAGCTGCAATGATAGGTTGCAGAATAGGATTTATAGCCCTATGTCAAAATGAAGATGAATTCCCAGCCTTTTTGAGCTATCACTGCATAATTCACCAGCAAGTGTTAGCTAGCAAGAGACTAAACACAAAAGAG